The segment TAATGGCCAggattagtttttaaaaaaccaaaaatcaagaaaaaagactTTTTAAGGAATTTTAGTGGTAAGGATTTAGtgttgattaattaatcaatttattttagcatttttttttataagcaaaaagaaGGGGATTTTTAgcaatttaatttgattcatgTAAATCAATGTAGCTTGTAGAAGATGTCcgtaaaaaattttatttggtaaATATATAGACTTTCAAATGTCTacgaaaatattttattataagagAAGGTAAAATGATATGATTATATTATAGTTTGTGCACTATTAACAAATTTCAACGTAGAAATTACTACTCTTGGAAGCTgcttggaatttatttttattttttttacaaaaattattataatcacTTTATAGAATGATTATAAAATCTATATCTCACCAactacattttaatttatatccaaaatatttttaatattttaagatttttctaaaagtgaataattaaaataattataagtgCCGGATATATATCGTGTGATTGAAGTTTACTTGGAATCTTCACAGAAACTtcggcaatatatatatatatatatatatatatatatatatatatatatatattctttttattgttataatgaAATTCTCCGATGTCTAGTTGCTCAGATTatataaaaatctcaaatagTTTCAAACCCTTTCTCTCCAACCAAATACGGCAATTGTAAACCATAAACTTCATGTCTCAAGTAAATTATTAGCTCCGATATTATTTATTGTACAAATTcatcacaattaattaattaaagtccTCACGAAAATTTAATGAAACCTCCACTAGAATACTATAATCGATCCCACtccaaaatattctttaaaCAAATCAAAGACTAGATGCAAAACTTCATGTctcaagtatatttttattttattttattttaatccgaAAACTATATGGTGTTTTCATTGAAACTATTTCTGTTAGATCTTCTCCTATTTCCATTCATTAAATAAGATATGTTTCAAATCATATacaggaaaataattaaaaatattttaaaaaccaacctATACTTATATTAGAATAATCATTGCCATTAAAAACTTGTTAAAAACCAACCTATAGTTAAATATAGGAAATGGAGGATTTTATAATAATACCTTCCTCGATATAAACAATCAACAGGTGCTTCAGGCCGGTCGGGAATATGTCCTACTGGAGCACTTTTGACTTTAGCGTATGAATCATCTTCGCCGTAAGGGCTACGCGGTAAAAGTGTTTAAGAAAAGACTACGATGTTGCTAGGTGGCTGTACATTCGTGAGTTGTGACTCTTGCTTAGACTAAATTTTGCTTCTGCAAGAGTATGTcccaaaatcaaatttgatgatACTCTCCGGTCAGCACGTTATTCACGAagataaatagattttatttttttaatttcaagagaataattttattatatattcaatattattaaagttttctagtttttttaaatgaagagTTGTCATGACTTTTAGCCAGAAGacttagataaataaaaattaaatattttatatgtttctctataattatagtatttttattttttaaaagttttgatttataacAAATTTTATTACCATTCACTTTCCTCAATTGTCagtcattttatgttaaaaataagatttataactaaaattaaaaagataaaataactaaaattataaaaagacctcattgaattcttaataaatatctcaaaagaaaataaaaatatattttaaatttaaattattgatacccagttatcttgttttgtttaataaaaaatgaattaattggtACTTTGCTTTAATCGTTCCATAGGAAAATTTGTTTGTGATTTGTACAGAACAGTTACGCTGCAGGCATTTATATTAAGATTGTAGGGAGAGAAAATGTAGCAAAacatattgataattttatattttttttcttttcacgtAGACATGGACATGTAGGTACCATAAAATAAAGCAAAGTCaaagaaattcaaaagtaaAGCAAAggataacaaatatatttactaGAAGGAccatctcattaaaaaaaatattatagcttATCACATTtaattaccaaataaaaaaaaatgtcttgcaggggcccgggcccctgcttGCCACCCCTTCATTCCGCTTACATTTAGTCAATGACGCGTAAGCTTAGAAGAAGCATGCAAATTTCTCCGGTGGCTGTATAAAGACATCAAGCCTAGTACTATTGTTGAACACCAAACTCAAAGAAgaatagaagaaataaaaatagcagTATGCAGGTTGTGAAACTTGTCTCCCATATTTCTTTCTTGCTATTAATGCTGAGGTTTCAGCCAGCACTGGCGCAAGCACCGGCTGGTCTGGCAAAACCTAATTGTTCGGATCACTGTGGAAATATTAGCATTCCATACCCGTTCGGGATTGGAAAGTATTGCTACATGGCGGAATCATATGACGTGGAATGCGATGAAACTTCCAAACCTCCTAGAGCTCTTTTACGCAGCATCAAAATGGAGTTGGTGAATATTACATTAGAAAGAGGTGCTGTTGTCAAGGGTCCAGTGATATCCGTTGATTCTTCGGGCCGGCAAGAAGGTGTACCTGTGAGTTTGGAAGGAACTCCTTTCACCCTATTTTACAATTATTTCATTGCAGTGGGCTGCAATACTCGTGCCAGTTTGTGGACAAAAAATGGCTCGACCGAACATACTGGATGCGACTCAATTTGCTCCAACGGTAGTTCCATTAGTAATATTCGGCTTGAAAATGGTGCATGCTCTGGTAAGGACTGTTGTCAAGATATGTACTGGCCTCCCTCACTTCAGGTTTTCAATTCAACTTTCGAGTTAATAGAGGGTAAACAAGGAAGTGACGGGCGTAAACTGGCCTTCCTAGCAGACATGAATTGGTTTGATTCCAAAATGAAAAGTCCCCAAGAAATCAACAAATTGCCAAGTACTGTTCCTATGTTGCTGACTTGGATACTAAATAACAATAGTTTGACATACAACGAGGATACCATGGATTGCAATTTTTGGCAAATAAATAGTACGTTTGATGTTATGACACCCGGTTGTTCTTGCTCAAAAGGTTATGAGGGCAACCCTTACCTTCAATGCAGAGGTAATTTTTCccacacaaaaatatattatccctTTTTCAGTTATTATAGTTGCTGTTAATTATTCttgttatgatttatttttcttttgattgtatACATAGAAGTTGTAACAAACCATACTTATTAACTATTACTCGGAGCGCGCAGGCTAGAGTTGATatagtttaataattaaaaaaaataaaattaaaaccatgAGTTTCCATTGATCAAACTCATCTGACCACCAAGGTTCAAGGTACGTTTGGTTACTTAGATCCAGAGTATTTTCGAACCAGTCAATTAACAGAAAAGAGTGATGTTTATAGTTTTGGAGTAGTTCTCGTCGAGCTATTAAGtgggaaaaaaacaattttcttaaCCCATTCACTGGAAACCATGAGCTTAGTCAAACATTTCATTGATTTGATGGAAGATGGTAGACTCTTTGGTATCATTGATGCTCAGGTTAAGGGGGATTGCACTGAAGAGGAAGCCATAGTTATAGCGAATCTTGCAAAGAGATGTCTGGATTTGAATGGAAGAAACCGGCCAACAATGAGAGAAGTTGCAATGGAATTGGAGGGGATTCTATTATCACGCAACGGTATCAATGTTCAACAAATTGCTGAAATGGATAATTTATCGAGGTCGATTTCCTGCAGCAGTTTCGAGATTGGTATAGATCTACCATTAGATTGCAAACCGTCGATTTCTTCTGAAACATGGTGAGCGATTACGAAAATAGATCACAAAtcatatgtttcttttttgttttaagacttttctgattgaataaaaacttatatttgTATTGCGGTCCTTGTGTTTTGGCACATGTTCTTAGTCTTTCATGTTAAGAACTAAGTAAGaggcaaaataatttattgtatagatttatctctaaaaaaaaaacctgatgaTAAGGGGAAAAAACTTCAACTGTTTTAGACATTAAGCCGCGACATCATTGTAACATCAAGTTTGACATGACACTGTAAACCTCAACTATTAGGTTATATTTTTCAAGTAcagagattgttttttaagaatttttttaaaataaattataataatttttttatttttaatatataattgtttcttatattgaaaattgaaaagtactaaaacacattaaaaataatatttatttatttatttttaatataagaaacaattatatatttatttatttattttgaacacACTTCCTTCACTGCAAAGGACGTGCATTTACAATGATTTCTtaatagtaatttattttttaattatttgatatttcaatatgtatagttttaaatttgttttattcttattgaatatgacatatacttgtttgaaattgttgtttttattattgaagaatcttaaattaatatcaataatattagaccgattaaattattgtaatagttatttatttataacaCTGCATTCTTCTGATACCCTAGTCTACGTCAACGAgatcaattaaatcaaaatcataatatCACAATCCATTATATATACATTAAGAAACCGTTGGGGGAACATActgcaaatcatatttttaaaaaattcaatttttttttattaaaatttaatataatttttatgttttgaatcattttaatgtgctaatatcaaaaataattttttaaaaataaaaaaaaaatcatttacatccatttcagcacgaaaagttatttgaaaagcaactgctaccacaatatcaaacatacTCTCAATTCCTTATTTAACTGTACAAGTTCTATAGGATCCCCGGTATATGGATTGGCATACTTTTTTCACGTTTTGCGCTAtagttcaatttgttttttataaatactttgaaaaacaatctcttGCGACAATTTCCACATGACtgataaaaatcataatatcaCAATTTATTGCaccaattaatttaatagtaaaatttaatttttaacgaACTGAATATTTATTAactggtaaaattaaaaacaaattagtgtaaaaagatattttttgaaaaaaataaatgtcaatTTGAGTTAATATGACATACTCTTGATCTAGATTATGAGACCGCAATAACtgtattggaaaaaaaacattatgaaacataattttcaacaattaaattttgaaggatatttttttaaaaaatcaattttaaaaaataatcaaaagcaaaaaaaatcaattagaagaataaggagcacatatgacataaaaataaaatgaaataaaatgatgtaaagGACCTAGGCTAATGGGAGTTAGCATGTCAAATTCACCATCTGGGTTGTGAGACCAGATTACCCTcgtagaaagcaaataaaaaaaataaaactcaatctctaaTAAACTCAATAGTGAAgggagaaattgaaaaaaaatttgtgaaaacaaaagattcatcaatcaaaaatacgctatcaaatttttcaatattgTATATTTGATCTTTctcaaatttttcaatattgTATATTTGATCTTTCTCAACTAGACCTTATAAATTTCCAGACATTTTGACATTCTTCtcactgatattttttttcttccaattttttatattttttgtattttttcttttctttttttttctgtttctttttatttgtttatatgaGACACCAAAATGAATAACAACAGCTGGCCATGAGAGGTTTTGGTGTCGGGTTGAATGGGAAAACTATGGAGATggatttgtgtttttggtgtaAAAGAAGCTCTGTATTGGATGAATAGGAGCTCTGTTTGTGGTTCCTCCTGGTTGATGAAGGCTCCCCATTTCTTGCCTTTGTTCGTCTCTTTTTATTGTAGAGCAAAGGTTGGAATTAACGTAGTTTAGCATAATCTGTGTCATTCTTATCACCATATACCCGAACCAAAAACCATGAGTGTTTTCTGGAATGTCAAAGTATTCTGCATACTAACCAATTCCATCCAGGCTATATCTGATTCATAATAGTCATTTGAGAGGAATGCGTCAGCCTTGCTATGTAGTAACCTCTTCAAACTACACAGCAGAAGAACAAATTCAACAATCATCTGTAAGTGGAATAGTATTCAGTATGATGTGAACAAATGAGTTACTGGCAACAAGAAAAATCTAGTATAACTCTATATACCTAGGCGAGCCAGCCAAGTCCCCAGCTTCATGCAATAGTTCTGCAGCTTTTCTAAGGAAGGAGTTATACTCCTTTGAATAAGGAACACTATATAGATCATGGGCAGTCATTAAATGATTTGTCCCATGAACTGCATGATTAGGTAAAGAAGAATCCAAACTAAATTCACTGTGTGTTTTGATGACGGTGAAAAAGCCCATTGCATCATTTTGTTCTTTCTCTGTCAGACTGTCATTCCATAATTTAAATTCCTGTGACATAAGAGAAACTTATTATTATAGTAGGTGTAGAGGGGGAGAGATCTAAATGATGACAGAAGCATCAAACAATTTGCCAGTCACAAATGTATGATGGTGatcctattttaaaaaaattaacttcaacTTGCATAATGATCCTCTCATGCATACCTTTTTGTCCATATCTGGAGGGTAAAAATTTGCACCAGGTGGTTTTAGCATGGGAAATGCTGCTTTATAATCCAGACCCTTCCATCCACTGACTGGCTTCGTGGCTTCAGGAAGTAACTTGATGGCTGAATCTGTGGTTGTTAAAAATGCCTCGTTTTCATCAAGACAGGACCTGTTGATCACCAATAAATTCTAATCAACAggtatttctttaaaaaaaatatataaaaagttggGGAATGGTGAATTCTTAGCTTGTTCCAAGCGCCCACACATAAGAGCTCAAAGAAGCAGCACCTCAAAAAAAGACTCACCAGGGGctcttattaattaaataatacatCCATTTAAGCTTGTCTAATTCTGATGCACTAGCATGTTCCTTCAACCAATCTCTTAGAGCTGGATTGCTGTACCAAACCTGATTAAAAGCAGAAAAAAGCAAGAGGCACCGCTAACAGTCATTCACAGTTGCTGAGTATTGCAATCATA is part of the Populus nigra chromosome 8, ddPopNigr1.1, whole genome shotgun sequence genome and harbors:
- the LOC133701445 gene encoding wall-associated receptor kinase-like 8, whose product is MQVVKLVSHISFLLLMLRFQPALAQAPAGLAKPNCSDHCGNISIPYPFGIGKYCYMAESYDVECDETSKPPRALLRSIKMELVNITLERGAVVKGPVISVDSSGRQEGVPVSLEGTPFTLFYNYFIAVGCNTRASLWTKNGSTEHTGCDSICSNGSSISNIRLENGACSGKDCCQDMYWPPSLQVFNSTFELIEGKQGSDGRKLAFLADMNWFDSKMKSPQEINKLPSTVPMLLTWILNNNSLTYNEDTMDCNFWQINSTFDVMTPGCSCSKGYEGNPYLQCRG